A section of the Campylobacter lanienae NCTC 13004 genome encodes:
- a CDS encoding carbon-nitrogen hydrolase produces the protein MKVALIAHRYYGDKDSTISHTTQMIQKAAKDGAQLVVLQELHQGAYFCQDESVGKFDLANDYEKDKIYWSNVAKDNKIVLVTSLFEKRAEGLYHNTSVVFDSDGKEAGKYRKMHIPDDPNFYEKFYFTPGDLGFRPIDTSLGRLGVLVCWDQWYPEAARLMALSGAKILIYPTAIGWFDGDDEATKSAQLEAWVAVQRGHAVANNLPVIAVNRVGFESDECGGGIRFWGNSFVFDAQGVELFRSNSTDEIVQIVDIDMKKCEEVRRWWPFLRDRRVESYGDITKRFID, from the coding sequence GTGAAAGTAGCATTAATCGCACATAGATATTATGGGGACAAAGATAGCACAATTAGCCATACTACACAGATGATTCAAAAAGCTGCTAAAGATGGAGCGCAGCTAGTCGTGCTTCAAGAGCTTCATCAAGGGGCGTATTTTTGTCAAGATGAGAGCGTGGGTAAATTTGATCTAGCAAATGATTATGAAAAAGATAAAATTTACTGGTCTAATGTAGCTAAGGATAATAAAATAGTGCTAGTAACTTCGCTATTTGAGAAGAGAGCTGAGGGCTTATATCATAATACTTCAGTTGTCTTTGATAGCGATGGAAAAGAAGCAGGCAAATATAGAAAGATGCATATCCCTGATGATCCAAATTTTTATGAGAAATTCTATTTTACACCAGGTGATTTAGGTTTTAGGCCTATTGATACGAGTTTAGGTAGGCTTGGGGTTTTAGTTTGCTGGGATCAGTGGTATCCAGAAGCGGCTAGATTAATGGCTTTAAGCGGGGCTAAAATTTTGATATATCCAACGGCAATTGGATGGTTTGATGGAGACGATGAAGCGACTAAATCAGCTCAATTAGAAGCTTGGGTAGCAGTCCAAAGAGGGCATGCTGTAGCCAATAATCTACCTGTTATCGCTGTTAATCGTGTAGGATTTGAGAGCGATGAGTGCGGTGGTGGGATTAGATTTTGGGGGAATAGCTTTGTTTTTGATGCTCAAGGCGTGGAGCTATTTAGGTCAAATTCCACAGATGAAATCGTCCAAATAGTAGATATAGATATGAAAAAATGCGAAGAAGTTAGGCGATGGTGGCCGTTTTTAAGAGATAGAAGAGTTGAGTCTTACGGCGATATCACAAAAAGATTTATAGATTGA
- the flgG gene encoding flagellar basal-body rod protein FlgG, with amino-acid sequence MIRSLYTAATGMIAQQTQIDTTSHNISNVNTIGFKKNRAEFADLMYQTMQYAGTPTSTTTMSPTGMEVGLGVRPTAITKMFGQGYFKETGNALDMTIAGNGFFQIQLPDGTTAYTRNGSFKLDGDGNIVNSDGYRLLPEMTIPADATEISIGIDGTISVLQPGNQEMTQIGQIELANFINPAGLHAMGDNLFLETAASGAPNIGNGGADGFGQIKQHFVEMSNVQLVEEMTDLITGQRAYEANSKAITTSDEMLQTVNQLKR; translated from the coding sequence ATGATAAGATCTCTATACACAGCAGCTACAGGTATGATAGCTCAACAAACTCAAATAGACACAACTTCGCATAATATCTCAAATGTCAATACCATAGGCTTTAAGAAAAATAGAGCTGAATTTGCTGATTTAATGTATCAAACTATGCAATACGCAGGCACACCGACAAGCACTACTACAATGAGCCCAACAGGTATGGAAGTAGGTCTTGGAGTGCGTCCGACTGCTATTACAAAGATGTTTGGGCAAGGATATTTCAAAGAGACAGGAAATGCACTTGATATGACAATTGCCGGTAATGGATTTTTCCAAATCCAACTCCCAGATGGTACTACAGCATATACAAGAAATGGCTCATTTAAGCTAGATGGCGATGGAAATATAGTAAATAGCGATGGTTATAGACTACTTCCTGAGATGACTATTCCAGCTGATGCTACTGAAATTTCAATAGGCATTGATGGAACTATCTCTGTCCTTCAACCAGGTAATCAAGAGATGACACAGATCGGTCAAATAGAGTTAGCTAACTTTATAAACCCAGCCGGCCTTCACGCTATGGGGGATAATCTATTTTTAGAAACCGCAGCGAGCGGAGCACCAAATATCGGTAATGGCGGTGCTGATGGCTTCGGTCAGATCAAACAACACTTTGTAGAGATGAGTAATGTCCAATTAGTAGAAGAGATGACTGATCTTATCACAGGCCAAAGAGCTTATGAAGCCAACTCAAAAGCTATCACAACAAGTGATGAAATGCTCCAAACCGTAAATCAGCTAAAACGATAA
- a CDS encoding LPD23 domain-containing protein — MGLKDSDLENIAKERNSVLYLPSYIRENIEQELNIKPIKEFGTNYAEFYHAKDLAIKKLLTEREGQVAGAFEREELGDIDLVWGEFKVVKGEIKGYGLSKIVEKHLKDFSSFDGDTAQQKMANGIAEIIEKGEIKIDNNSRTTIVYNKNDKVYKIGLKQNWQGNPTENKWIVTAYDDIREANKIINSKGFTKGETLPLNSKPNSTPKEIKSQEPIIQPMMNGFSTMAMEKAILHLGSGGIGGAMNANAEQDPNKKAEAFVKGFLLGAGGSVGAMKMLENSAKLAPQLARTSQRLAKDLPMILNDRPDIIGKAIGRTPKENYNYIFGGENAIGANKAKLKTAREMAKNGADESEIWAKTGWYKDIDKKWKFEINPKGGELDISALKKATPNKLGDILKDDELFKTYPQVKDLSILPTQTKDGANAIYHEAFGSRQKAIFFDYDYLQNATNDELKSTLYHEIQHAIQSIESFASGGNTQKLSYEEYKNLAGESEARNVEKRLNRTYNKDDAIDGEFNRLLINDIDNPKWQELKQKRRELILAGKQDEADKIKKQLDQRQEFLKSQAVKNVKEFSSYSPHPFKTLDINPNDRVVKYDSGMSASANPRQKAGQYAKWLSQADKMPPQAPDELYKAYDKAKRT, encoded by the coding sequence ATGGGGCTAAAAGATAGTGATTTAGAAAATATCGCTAAAGAGAGAAATAGTGTATTATACTTGCCAAGCTATATAAGAGAAAATATCGAACAAGAGCTAAATATAAAGCCTATTAAAGAATTTGGCACTAATTACGCAGAGTTTTATCACGCAAAAGATTTAGCTATCAAAAAGCTCTTAACCGAAAGAGAAGGGCAAGTGGCTGGGGCGTTTGAGAGAGAGGAGCTAGGTGATATTGATTTAGTGTGGGGTGAGTTTAAGGTCGTAAAAGGCGAGATAAAAGGCTATGGGCTTAGCAAGATAGTAGAGAAGCACTTAAAAGATTTTAGCTCATTTGATGGCGACACAGCACAACAAAAAATGGCAAATGGTATAGCCGAGATAATAGAAAAAGGCGAGATAAAAATAGACAACAATAGTAGAACAACAATCGTTTATAATAAAAATGATAAAGTTTATAAAATAGGATTAAAGCAAAATTGGCAAGGTAATCCGACAGAAAATAAATGGATAGTTACTGCTTATGATGATATTAGAGAAGCCAATAAGATTATCAACTCTAAAGGCTTTACAAAAGGCGAGACTCTGCCTTTAAACTCTAAGCCAAATTCTACCCCAAAAGAGATAAAAAGTCAAGAGCCAATCATACAACCAATGATGAATGGCTTTAGCACTATGGCGATGGAAAAAGCCATATTACACCTAGGTAGTGGCGGTATAGGCGGAGCGATGAACGCTAATGCCGAGCAAGACCCAAATAAAAAGGCCGAAGCGTTTGTCAAGGGATTTTTATTAGGAGCTGGTGGCTCAGTAGGGGCTATGAAAATGCTAGAAAATTCAGCTAAATTAGCCCCACAATTAGCGCGAACTAGCCAAAGATTAGCTAAGGATTTGCCTATGATTTTAAATGATAGGCCTGATATCATAGGCAAAGCCATAGGCAGAACACCAAAGGAGAATTATAACTATATTTTTGGCGGAGAGAACGCAATAGGAGCCAATAAAGCCAAGCTAAAAACCGCTAGGGAAATGGCAAAAAATGGAGCAGATGAGAGCGAAATCTGGGCTAAAACTGGCTGGTATAAAGATATAGATAAAAAATGGAAATTTGAGATAAATCCAAAAGGTGGAGAGCTAGATATATCAGCTCTAAAAAAGGCTACACCAAATAAACTAGGTGATATATTAAAAGATGATGAGCTGTTTAAGACTTATCCACAAGTTAAAGATTTATCAATTTTACCAACTCAAACAAAAGATGGAGCAAACGCCATATATCACGAAGCATTTGGGTCAAGGCAAAAAGCTATATTTTTTGATTATGACTATTTACAAAATGCTACCAATGATGAGTTAAAAAGCACACTATACCACGAAATCCAACACGCAATCCAAAGTATAGAAAGCTTTGCCTCTGGTGGAAACACACAAAAGCTAAGCTATGAAGAGTATAAAAATCTAGCTGGTGAGAGTGAAGCTAGAAATGTTGAGAAAAGGCTAAATAGAACATATAACAAAGATGACGCTATAGATGGAGAGTTTAATAGACTTCTTATAAATGATATAGATAATCCTAAATGGCAAGAACTCAAACAAAAAAGAAGGGAGCTTATCTTAGCTGGAAAACAAGATGAAGCGGATAAAATCAAAAAACAGCTAGACCAAAGGCAAGAATTTTTAAAAAGCCAGGCGGTTAAAAATGTAAAAGAATTTAGTAGTTATAGTCCGCATCCATTTAAGACTTTAGATATCAATCCAAATGATAGAGTAGTAAAATATGATAGCGGTATGAGTGCTAGTGCTAATCCAAGGCAAAAAGCAGGGCAATATGCCAAATGGCTATCACAAGCTGATAAGATGCCACCACAAGCACCAGATGAGCTATATAAGGCTTATGATAAGGCTAAAAGAACATAA
- a CDS encoding MFS transporter, with translation MARSFSRSDIRILGLSSLGGMLEFYDFIIFVFFASYISTLFFPADLDPFWAIFNTYGTFAAGYLARPIGGVIMAHFGDKNGRKNMFMLSILLMVIPTFLLGIMPTFESIGYLAPIILIIIRILQGIAIGGELPGAWVFVSEHAPKSKLYTSISILTAAVVGGILLGSFVTMIVKDMWSDTEIQDGMWRLPFILGGFFGLISIYLRRYLSETPVFKEIQARSEIDHLPIKSIFKFHKIDSIVSMFITWVLTGCIVVLILLMPNFMPQAFSANGLELGRLTTIYMQMAAIVLLCFGCFIYGKFSDKFGIAKSTLVLALLFSICVYAYFDALYSGASFEIVLILYLLSGLLACVGPCGAPFLMIALFPNKIRFSGISFAYNIAYAIAGGVTTPFATAMVFKFDPMYLAYYMILLGFVAAICSLWFMFRRKDINL, from the coding sequence ATGGCTAGATCATTTAGCAGGTCTGATATTAGGATTTTAGGGCTTTCATCGCTTGGTGGAATGCTGGAGTTTTATGATTTTATAATTTTTGTATTTTTTGCTTCTTATATATCTACACTATTTTTTCCTGCTGATTTAGATCCTTTTTGGGCTATTTTTAACACTTATGGCACCTTTGCTGCTGGGTATTTGGCTAGGCCGATTGGTGGTGTGATTATGGCACATTTTGGGGATAAAAATGGGCGAAAAAATATGTTTATGCTATCGATTTTGCTTATGGTAATTCCTACATTTTTGCTTGGTATAATGCCTACATTTGAGAGCATTGGGTATTTAGCACCTATAATTTTGATTATTATTAGAATTCTACAAGGCATCGCAATTGGCGGTGAGCTACCGGGGGCTTGGGTATTTGTAAGCGAACACGCACCCAAAAGTAAGCTATATACTAGCATAAGCATTCTAACAGCAGCAGTTGTAGGTGGAATTTTGTTAGGTAGCTTTGTTACAATGATAGTAAAAGATATGTGGAGTGATACTGAAATTCAAGACGGTATGTGGAGATTGCCGTTTATTTTGGGTGGGTTTTTCGGGCTTATATCTATATATCTTAGGCGATATTTGAGCGAAACGCCAGTATTTAAAGAGATACAAGCTAGGAGCGAGATAGATCATCTGCCTATTAAATCTATATTTAAATTTCATAAAATAGATAGTATCGTCTCTATGTTTATAACTTGGGTTTTGACTGGATGTATCGTTGTGCTTATACTTTTGATGCCAAATTTTATGCCTCAGGCATTTAGTGCTAATGGATTAGAGCTAGGGAGATTAACTACGATATATATGCAGATGGCCGCTATAGTGCTTTTATGTTTTGGCTGTTTTATCTATGGTAAATTTAGTGATAAATTTGGAATTGCTAAAAGCACTTTAGTATTAGCTTTGTTATTTTCAATTTGCGTCTATGCCTATTTTGATGCGCTTTATAGTGGGGCGAGCTTTGAGATAGTATTGATTTTATACTTGCTAAGTGGGTTGCTAGCCTGTGTTGGGCCGTGTGGGGCGCCATTTTTGATGATTGCTTTGTTTCCTAATAAAATTAGATTTAGCGGGATATCATTTGCTTATAATATCGCTTATGCCATAGCTGGTGGTGTGACTACGCCATTTGCTACTGCGATGGTGTTTAAATTTGATCCTATGTATCTGGCTTATTATATGATTTTGCTTGGTTTTGTAGCTGCAATTTGTAGCCTTTGGTTTATGTTTAGACGCAAAGATATTAACTTATAG
- a CDS encoding M48 family metallopeptidase has product MLEYGKFKIECVKKRVKYLRLKITLTGDIKLITPLNATKFQIDSFIKSHIEWIEKTLLKIPKSDPNLVKFLGKSYKIKISNEFKFSGEYIFTPNLQTLNNYANETLKELINQYIAIYSPKIGKSINAIRIKNMTTRWGSCNSKKGYLNFSTQLIQRDKRFIEYVVLHELAHLIYPHHQKQFYDFILSLMPDFKDRLNL; this is encoded by the coding sequence TTGTTAGAGTATGGTAAATTTAAGATAGAGTGTGTAAAAAAGCGTGTTAAATACCTACGATTAAAGATTACTTTAACTGGCGATATCAAGCTAATAACCCCACTAAACGCTACTAAATTTCAAATAGATAGTTTCATCAAATCGCATATTGAGTGGATAGAAAAAACCCTGCTTAAAATCCCAAAAAGCGATCCAAATTTGGTAAAATTTCTAGGCAAAAGCTATAAAATCAAAATATCTAATGAGTTTAAATTTAGCGGTGAATATATATTTACTCCAAATTTACAAACCTTAAATAATTACGCAAATGAGACATTAAAAGAGCTAATCAACCAATATATCGCTATTTATAGCCCTAAAATTGGCAAATCTATAAATGCTATTAGAATCAAAAATATGACCACTAGATGGGGAAGTTGTAATAGTAAAAAAGGGTATTTAAATTTCAGCACCCAGCTAATCCAAAGAGATAAGAGATTTATAGAATATGTGGTGCTTCATGAGTTAGCTCACCTCATCTATCCGCACCACCAAAAGCAATTTTATGATTTTATTCTAAGTTTAATGCCTGATTTTAAAGATAGGCTCAATCTATAA
- a CDS encoding MBOAT family O-acyltransferase — MVFSSYAFIFGFLPVMIVGFYLLKYLNYHRASNIFLVLGSLFFYAFWNVLYLPILVGSILINYLIASRILSIKLAKLGGGKSLLIIGIILNLSLLGFFKYTDFFLENFNLFNQILNLNFNIPLPHIVLPLAISFFTFQQIAFLTDCYKNVDINDLREHGKKIDFIDYCLFISFFPQLIAGPIVHHKEMMPQFKTNETIPTQYQSIAKGLFIFSIGLFKKVFIADSFAKWANAGFSYVENGGVMNIIESWVTSLSYTFQLYFDFSGYCDMAIGLGLMFGIILPINFNSPYKSLSITEFWRRWHITLGRFLKDYLYIPLGGNRFGKILTLRNLFIVAFLSGVWHGAGWGFVIWGALHGVAMVIHRIYLYFDISLRYANSKIYKIFCWFITFNFLNITWIFFRSQNLDGALNLLKGMFGVVWIELPQKLRFPFILEQIGGRNDTIIYLIIALIITLMRKNSIEMLNSFKPNLKNAIFAGLLLYIALITLSITPYVEFIYFNF, encoded by the coding sequence ATGGTTTTTAGCTCTTATGCTTTTATATTTGGCTTTTTGCCTGTTATGATAGTTGGATTTTATCTATTAAAATACCTTAATTATCATAGGGCTTCTAATATATTTTTAGTCCTTGGAAGTCTATTTTTCTATGCTTTTTGGAATGTTTTGTATCTGCCTATTTTGGTTGGGTCGATTTTGATAAATTACCTTATCGCTAGTAGAATTTTATCTATTAAATTAGCCAAATTGGGGGGGGGTAAGAGCCTTTTAATCATTGGAATTATCCTTAATCTTAGCTTACTTGGGTTTTTTAAATATACAGATTTTTTCTTAGAAAATTTCAATCTCTTTAATCAAATTTTAAATTTAAATTTCAATATCCCCTTGCCACATATAGTTTTGCCTTTGGCTATATCATTTTTCACTTTTCAGCAGATCGCATTTTTAACTGATTGCTATAAAAATGTAGATATCAATGACCTAAGGGAGCATGGTAAAAAGATAGATTTTATAGATTATTGCTTGTTTATCAGCTTCTTTCCGCAATTAATCGCCGGACCAATAGTCCATCACAAAGAGATGATGCCACAATTTAAAACTAATGAGACTATCCCTACTCAATATCAATCCATAGCCAAAGGGTTATTTATCTTTAGTATTGGACTATTTAAAAAGGTATTTATCGCAGATAGCTTTGCGAAGTGGGCTAATGCTGGATTTAGCTATGTAGAAAATGGCGGGGTAATGAATATCATAGAGTCATGGGTAACATCGCTTTCATATACTTTTCAACTCTATTTTGATTTTAGTGGGTATTGTGATATGGCTATCGGGCTTGGGCTGATGTTTGGTATCATCTTGCCTATAAATTTCAACTCACCATATAAATCATTAAGCATAACCGAATTTTGGCGTAGATGGCACATAACCTTAGGTAGATTCTTAAAAGATTATCTATATATTCCACTTGGTGGCAATAGATTTGGCAAGATTTTAACCCTAAGAAACCTATTTATCGTAGCATTTTTAAGCGGTGTTTGGCATGGTGCCGGATGGGGATTTGTGATTTGGGGTGCGCTTCATGGCGTTGCTATGGTGATTCATAGAATTTATCTATATTTTGATATCTCATTAAGATACGCAAATTCAAAAATCTATAAAATTTTTTGCTGGTTTATAACATTTAATTTTTTAAATATCACCTGGATATTTTTCAGAAGTCAAAACTTAGATGGGGCTTTGAATTTACTTAAAGGAATGTTTGGGGTTGTCTGGATAGAACTACCACAAAAGCTTAGATTTCCTTTTATTTTAGAGCAAATTGGCGGTAGAAACGATACTATAATATATCTTATCATCGCACTAATCATAACTCTAATGCGCAAAAATAGCATTGAGATGCTAAATTCATTTAAGCCAAATTTAAAAAACGCAATTTTCGCTGGATTGTTACTATATATAGCACTCATCACACTTAGCATAACTCCATATGTAGAGTTTATATATTTTAATTTTTAA
- a CDS encoding flagellar hook-basal body protein, giving the protein MQNGYYQATGAMVTQFNRLDIITNNLANVNTSGYKKDDVVIADFERIFKETKDILPLENHTKDSAKFLNRAINRVPHINEVYTDFGAGGLKHTNNPLDIAIGKNDLFLLVDTPAGVRLTKNGSLNLDSEGYLVTKDGYRVLPTNYEAQPPLTRGIVIPQNAPMTIDSNGNIYSDQAPVGRLYVAQPRELRNLQKEGDNLYKIDSMEEVVDNATSGSIAQGYAQISNVNPVKEMVSLIETQRMVDMYQRVMTTHMSDLNQEAINKLASMRAN; this is encoded by the coding sequence ATGCAAAACGGATATTATCAAGCCACGGGTGCGATGGTAACGCAGTTTAATCGCTTAGATATCATTACTAATAATCTTGCTAATGTAAATACTAGTGGATATAAAAAAGATGATGTGGTAATAGCTGATTTTGAGAGAATTTTCAAAGAGACTAAGGATATATTGCCATTAGAAAACCACACGAAAGATTCTGCTAAATTTCTAAATCGTGCTATAAATAGAGTGCCGCATATCAATGAAGTTTATACAGATTTTGGCGCTGGTGGACTAAAGCATACTAATAATCCGCTTGATATCGCAATTGGCAAAAATGATCTATTTTTGTTAGTAGATACTCCAGCCGGCGTAAGACTAACCAAAAATGGCTCACTAAATTTAGATAGTGAAGGGTATTTAGTAACTAAAGATGGTTATAGAGTTTTACCTACAAATTATGAAGCCCAACCACCGCTAACAAGGGGAATTGTAATCCCACAAAATGCCCCTATGACAATCGATAGTAATGGCAATATATACTCCGATCAAGCCCCAGTTGGAAGATTGTATGTAGCTCAGCCAAGAGAGCTTAGAAATTTACAAAAAGAGGGTGATAATCTATATAAAATAGATAGTATGGAAGAAGTAGTAGATAACGCTACAAGCGGCTCAATAGCACAAGGCTACGCACAAATCTCAAATGTCAATCCAGTAAAAGAGATGGTAAGCCTAATAGAGACCCAAAGAATGGTTGATATGTATCAAAGAGTGATGACAACTCACATGAGTGATTTAAATCAAGAAGCGATAAACAAACTAGCCTCAATGAGAGCTAACTAA
- a CDS encoding agmatine deiminase family protein → MRAFGEWEDQELLMLSIPHINSDWAEYLDEILDSYEELVRVVSNYQKVLLIAPNSSDFDRFKKYKNCEFLQIDTDDTWIRDYGAIDVNLGDEIISYDFKFNAWGGKFKSSKDNALNKKLFEYFGGILEDVDLILEGGSVEFNGDGVMLTTSECLLNDNRNNLSKFELENRLKNLFGLKKIIWLEHGFIKGDDTDSHIDTLARFISPNTIAYAACDDESDEHFVELNLMKKELESSGFELIALNLPKPVYYNDRRLGATYCNFIFINGALIVPTYGDKIADERAINSLKKALPNRDIIGVDSRVFIRQNGSLHCSSQNRFKRIK, encoded by the coding sequence ATTAGAGCCTTTGGAGAGTGGGAAGACCAAGAGCTTTTAATGCTTAGCATTCCGCATATTAATAGCGATTGGGCTGAGTATTTAGATGAAATTTTAGATAGCTATGAAGAGTTAGTAAGGGTGGTTAGTAATTACCAAAAAGTGCTATTGATCGCCCCAAATTCAAGTGATTTTGATAGGTTTAAGAAGTATAAAAATTGCGAATTTTTACAAATCGATACCGATGATACTTGGATTAGAGATTATGGTGCGATAGATGTGAATTTAGGTGATGAGATTATCAGCTATGATTTTAAATTCAACGCTTGGGGCGGGAAGTTTAAAAGTAGCAAAGATAATGCGCTAAATAAGAAGTTATTTGAGTATTTTGGTGGTATCTTAGAAGATGTGGATTTGATCTTAGAAGGTGGTAGCGTCGAGTTTAATGGCGATGGAGTGATGCTGACTACTAGTGAGTGTTTGTTAAATGATAATAGAAATAATCTAAGCAAATTTGAGCTAGAAAATAGATTAAAAAATCTCTTTGGGTTAAAAAAGATAATTTGGCTAGAACACGGATTTATAAAAGGTGATGATACCGATAGTCATATAGATACTCTAGCTAGATTTATATCCCCAAATACCATAGCTTACGCAGCTTGTGATGATGAGAGTGATGAGCATTTTGTGGAGTTAAATTTGATGAAAAAAGAGCTAGAATCTAGTGGATTTGAGCTTATAGCACTCAATTTACCTAAGCCAGTTTATTATAATGATAGACGCCTTGGAGCTACATATTGTAACTTTATCTTTATAAATGGTGCTTTGATAGTTCCTACATATGGAGATAAAATCGCCGATGAAAGGGCTATAAACTCTCTTAAAAAGGCCCTACCAAATAGAGATATAATAGGCGTAGATAGTAGAGTCTTTATCAGACAAAATGGTAGCCTACACTGCTCAAGCCAAAATAGATTTAAAAGGATAAAATAG
- a CDS encoding amino acid ABC transporter permease, whose translation MFNERFFKFIFVISIIIIGLYLTFPADLTQAQKLAYQNAYFTTIMLTFGGISIGVILGFVLAFLKFLDIKILSFIIDEYIDIIRGTPVLLQLMIFAFVILATLSDNFYAAIIALGLNSSAYVAEIVRSGINSVDRGQMEAARAMGLSYSASMRLIIFPQAIKNILPALANEFISLFKETSVVGLIGIFDLTMQSKSLQATLFTPEPILFAGVVYYANVKIFSVIAKLLENRLNKDD comes from the coding sequence ATATTTAATGAGAGATTTTTTAAATTTATATTTGTAATTTCTATAATCATAATTGGCTTATATCTCACCTTTCCAGCCGATCTTACTCAAGCGCAGAAATTAGCCTATCAAAATGCCTATTTCACCACTATTATGCTTACTTTTGGTGGGATTAGTATAGGCGTGATACTTGGATTTGTTTTGGCGTTTTTAAAGTTTTTGGATATCAAAATTCTATCATTTATAATAGATGAATATATAGATATTATCCGTGGAACTCCTGTGTTGCTTCAGCTTATGATATTTGCCTTTGTGATATTAGCCACACTTAGTGATAACTTTTATGCTGCCATTATCGCACTTGGGCTAAATAGCTCAGCATATGTAGCAGAGATAGTCCGCAGTGGTATAAATAGCGTAGATCGTGGCCAAATGGAGGCAGCTAGAGCGATGGGGCTTAGCTATAGTGCGTCTATGAGATTAATCATATTTCCACAAGCTATTAAGAATATTCTTCCAGCTCTTGCTAATGAGTTTATAAGCCTATTTAAAGAGACTTCCGTAGTTGGATTAATAGGGATTTTTGACCTAACAATGCAAAGCAAAAGCCTACAAGCCACGCTATTTACCCCGGAGCCGATTTTGTTTGCGGGGGTGGTGTATTATGCTAATGTCAAGATATTTTCTGTTATAGCAAAATTATTAGAAAATAGGCTAAATAAAGATGATTAA
- a CDS encoding amino acid ABC transporter ATP-binding protein yields MIKVVNLTKKYGDLSVLNNINTQINKGEVVAIIGPSGGGKSTFLRCLNRLEEPSSGEIFINNQNILDKKVDINKIRQKVSMVFQHFNLFANKTVIQNLTLAPVQAKLYTISQATDIAMELLKKVGLESKANVYPHKLSGGQKQRIAIARSLALKPEIILFDEPTSALDPEMIGEVLSIMKEVANEDLTMVVVTHEMGFAKNVANRIFFMDKGVIAVDGSPKEIFEDSSHPRLNEFINKVLNH; encoded by the coding sequence ATGATTAAGGTAGTAAATTTAACAAAAAAATATGGCGATTTATCTGTATTAAACAATATTAATACACAGATAAACAAAGGCGAAGTAGTAGCGATAATAGGCCCAAGCGGTGGTGGCAAAAGCACATTTTTACGCTGTTTAAATAGATTAGAAGAGCCTAGTAGCGGAGAGATATTTATAAACAATCAAAATATCTTAGATAAAAAAGTGGATATAAACAAAATTAGACAAAAAGTCAGCATGGTATTTCAACACTTCAATCTCTTTGCCAATAAAACTGTAATACAAAATCTCACCCTAGCACCAGTCCAAGCCAAGCTATATACCATATCACAAGCTACAGATATAGCTATGGAGCTACTAAAAAAAGTTGGCTTAGAATCCAAAGCCAATGTCTATCCACACAAGCTAAGTGGCGGCCAAAAACAAAGAATTGCTATAGCTAGAAGTCTAGCATTAAAGCCTGAAATTATACTATTTGATGAGCCTACAAGCGCCTTAGATCCAGAGATGATTGGCGAGGTTCTATCCATCATGAAAGAAGTAGCTAATGAGGATCTAACTATGGTTGTAGTAACTCATGAGATGGGATTTGCTAAAAATGTCGCAAATAGAATATTCTTTATGGATAAGGGCGTTATAGCAGTAGATGGTAGCCCTAAAGAGATATTTGAAGATAGTTCGCACCCAAGACTGAATGAATTTATAAATAAGGTTTTAAACCATTAA